One genomic region from Candidatus Borkfalkia ceftriaxoniphila encodes:
- the pyrR gene encoding bifunctional pyr operon transcriptional regulator/uracil phosphoribosyltransferase PyrR produces MKEERLLMDAAAIRRTLTRLSHEIVEKNKGADNLCLVGIKRRGEIIARRICGLLESSYGVSPDTAGIDIGMYRDDLVSGFFVPDASVNDLGFSIDNKSVILCDDVLHTGRSVRAAIEALFVLGRPASIRLLVLADRGGREMPVCADFVGKNIPTARSEFLDVALAEIEGEDSLTLRGRTL; encoded by the coding sequence ATGAAAGAAGAACGGCTGTTGATGGACGCGGCGGCGATCCGCCGTACGCTCACGCGCCTTTCCCACGAGATCGTGGAGAAAAACAAGGGAGCGGACAACCTCTGTCTTGTCGGGATCAAGCGGCGCGGCGAGATCATCGCGCGGCGCATTTGCGGACTGCTGGAAAGTTCGTACGGCGTCAGTCCCGATACGGCGGGCATCGATATCGGCATGTACCGCGACGATCTGGTAAGCGGCTTTTTCGTGCCCGACGCGAGCGTCAACGATCTGGGGTTTTCCATCGATAATAAGAGCGTGATCCTCTGCGACGACGTGCTCCATACGGGGCGCAGCGTGCGCGCGGCGATCGAGGCGCTCTTTGTCTTGGGGCGGCCCGCGAGTATCCGCCTTTTGGTGCTTGCCGACCGCGGCGGGCGGGAAATGCCCGTATGCGCGGATTTTGTCGGTAAAAATATCCCCACCGCGCGTTCGGAATTTCTGGACGTGGCGCTTGCGGAGATCGAGGGCGAAGACAGTCTGACGCTCCGCGGAAGAACATTGTAA
- a CDS encoding metallophosphoesterase yields MKVFAVSDLHLPGRQNKPMDVFGGNWTGHIDKIKEDWKSKVGENDVVLIAGDLSWAMSMEDGLSDLRTLVGLPGKKVFIKGNHDYWWSGITALRRAAPDDSFFFLQNDCVKFEDLVVCGSRGWTCPGSMDFTEADKKIYQREGERFKLVFNSVKNVREEGDRLLCMIHYPPFNAKREETLFTQAFEENGVEKVVYGHLHASAGNYPFVCERGGIRYFLTSCDLLDFKLTQIY; encoded by the coding sequence ATGAAAGTATTCGCGGTCAGCGATCTGCATCTTCCCGGGCGGCAGAATAAACCGATGGACGTGTTCGGCGGCAACTGGACGGGGCATATCGATAAAATCAAAGAGGATTGGAAGAGCAAAGTCGGGGAAAACGACGTCGTGCTGATCGCGGGCGATCTGAGTTGGGCGATGTCTATGGAAGACGGACTTTCCGACCTTCGAACGCTCGTCGGGCTGCCGGGTAAAAAAGTTTTTATCAAAGGCAACCACGATTACTGGTGGTCGGGCATCACCGCGCTGCGTCGCGCCGCTCCGGACGACAGTTTTTTCTTTTTGCAGAACGACTGCGTGAAGTTCGAAGATCTCGTCGTCTGCGGCTCCCGCGGTTGGACGTGCCCGGGCAGTATGGATTTTACCGAAGCGGATAAAAAGATCTATCAGCGCGAGGGCGAACGGTTCAAACTCGTTTTCAACAGCGTAAAAAACGTGCGGGAGGAAGGGGACAGGCTGCTGTGCATGATCCATTATCCGCCCTTCAACGCCAAGCGGGAGGAAACGCTCTTTACCCAAGCGTTCGAGGAAAACGGTGTGGAAAAGGTCGTGTACGGGCATCTGCACGCGAGCGCGGGCAATTATCCGTTCGTATGCGAAAGGGGCGGTATTCGGTACTTTTTGACTTCCTGCGATCTTCTGGATTTTAAACTCACGCAAATTTATTGA
- a CDS encoding LysM peptidoglycan-binding domain-containing protein → MVTLQKSPLPRTGLYLVRRGQTIGQISEYFGLPEHIVIFRNKLQGEVKEGEALFLPVISAREYRAEVGDTIEGICRRFSVSREQFDALNGIEYLWPRMRVLLPAESNNSK, encoded by the coding sequence ATGGTCACACTGCAAAAATCCCCCCTTCCCCGCACGGGATTGTATCTGGTGCGAAGGGGACAGACGATCGGGCAGATCTCGGAATATTTCGGCTTGCCCGAACATATCGTAATATTCCGTAACAAATTGCAGGGAGAAGTAAAAGAGGGCGAAGCGCTCTTTCTCCCCGTAATTTCCGCGCGCGAATACAGGGCCGAAGTCGGCGACACCATCGAGGGGATATGCCGCAGATTTTCCGTATCGCGGGAACAATTCGACGCGCTCAACGGCATAGAATATCTCTGGCCGCGCATGCGCGTTTTGTTGCCCGCGGAGAGTAACAATTCAAAATAA
- a CDS encoding oligosaccharide flippase family protein codes for MSKANIYQTAVYVTVFSVVEKFLGFLYRIILSRTLGSEGMGLYQLALSIFAVLITAASSGIPITVSRLITKHRAEKNKNAEQSTITAAIVSTLVFSVPVFIILFFGHKWFDFLFSDARCMSIFLILLPSLTFNSIYSVIRGVFWGNKQFMPYCVIDLIEEIVMIVAGVLLVTNMTSVLDGAQRAAFAIIISYLFSFSISFVYFFVKGGRLKNPRSQFRPLLHSALPITGMRTSNSLINSVISLLLPARLIAAGFTSQQAMSELGVAMGMSMPILSIPATLIGSLSLVIVPELAENFYNSRHAKLRDNIEKALKVTVLIAAILIPFLFVTGEDMGVFLFSDAKSGEIIRNASFVLLPMSFTMITTSILNSLGYEKYTCIYFFVSAAASLLCTYFLPSVIGVYALFVGMAASGIISSALNLILIIKKCKEKVRFLKHTLLTLAGILPIILLGVLLRNLLVNYLPLYLLIGVCAAVTVGASILFYLAIGTLDPKWLKTIFKKS; via the coding sequence TTGAGTAAAGCCAACATATACCAAACAGCCGTCTATGTTACCGTTTTTTCCGTCGTGGAAAAATTTTTGGGGTTTCTGTACCGCATCATCCTCTCCCGTACCCTCGGTTCGGAGGGAATGGGACTCTACCAACTGGCCCTTTCCATCTTCGCGGTACTGATCACAGCCGCCTCTTCGGGCATCCCCATTACGGTATCCCGGCTGATCACGAAACACCGCGCGGAAAAAAACAAGAATGCAGAGCAATCCACCATTACGGCGGCCATCGTGAGCACGCTGGTTTTTTCCGTTCCCGTATTCATTATATTATTCTTCGGGCATAAATGGTTCGACTTTTTGTTTTCCGACGCGCGCTGTATGTCGATCTTTCTCATTTTATTGCCCAGCCTGACCTTTAACTCGATATATTCGGTCATCCGCGGCGTGTTCTGGGGAAATAAACAGTTCATGCCCTACTGCGTGATCGATCTGATCGAAGAGATCGTGATGATCGTAGCGGGCGTATTGCTCGTGACGAATATGACCAGCGTTCTGGACGGCGCCCAGCGCGCGGCGTTCGCCATCATCATCTCTTATCTTTTTTCCTTTTCCATTTCCTTCGTCTACTTTTTCGTCAAGGGCGGCAGGCTGAAAAACCCGCGTTCGCAGTTCAGACCGCTTTTGCACTCCGCGCTGCCGATCACGGGAATGCGCACTTCGAACTCTCTCATCAATTCGGTCATCTCCCTCCTGCTGCCCGCAAGGCTGATCGCCGCAGGCTTCACCTCCCAGCAGGCGATGAGCGAACTGGGCGTGGCGATGGGCATGAGCATGCCCATTCTCTCCATTCCCGCGACGCTGATCGGCTCGCTTTCCCTCGTCATCGTGCCAGAACTTGCCGAAAATTTTTATAATTCACGGCACGCGAAACTGCGCGACAACATCGAAAAAGCGCTGAAAGTCACCGTGCTGATCGCGGCGATCCTCATCCCCTTTCTATTCGTCACGGGCGAAGATATGGGCGTCTTTCTCTTTTCCGACGCCAAGAGCGGCGAGATCATCCGAAACGCCTCGTTCGTCCTGCTGCCCATGAGTTTCACAATGATCACGACGAGCATATTGAACTCTCTCGGCTATGAAAAATATACCTGCATCTACTTTTTCGTCAGCGCGGCGGCGTCGCTTTTATGCACTTATTTTCTGCCCTCCGTCATCGGCGTGTACGCGCTGTTCGTCGGAATGGCGGCGAGCGGCATCATTTCCAGCGCGCTCAATCTCATACTCATCATAAAAAAGTGTAAAGAAAAAGTGCGTTTTCTCAAACACACTCTCCTTACTCTGGCCGGGATCCTGCCGATCATTTTATTGGGCGTACTGCTTCGCAATCTGCTCGTCAACTACCTGCCGCTCTACCTACTGATAGGCGTTTGCGCGGCCGTAACCGTGGGCGCGAGCATCCTTTTCTATCTTGCCATCGGCACACTCGACCCCAAATGGCTGAAAACCATCTTTAAGAAATCTTGA
- a CDS encoding folate family ECF transporter S component, producing the protein MFTKTFIGLSSGKKIAYLAVFSAVMVLVNAFSLDVSPSFKISFTAAAAFITGAMFGPVGGFSVCFVGDLIGCLIAGQAPNPLIMLATGMLGLIPGCIMTYIKGFFYLKAILSFALCLLICTAGINTFAIYFYYSSRSVSYFSYMFSRLPMQSAVMAVNCAAGIVLAKVLNRTKIGFKIS; encoded by the coding sequence ATGTTCACAAAAACTTTTATCGGGCTTTCTTCGGGTAAGAAGATCGCCTACCTCGCGGTTTTTTCCGCGGTGATGGTGTTGGTTAACGCATTCTCTCTGGATGTTTCCCCCTCGTTCAAAATTTCGTTTACCGCCGCGGCCGCCTTTATCACGGGCGCGATGTTCGGTCCCGTGGGCGGCTTTTCCGTCTGTTTCGTGGGCGATCTGATCGGCTGTCTCATCGCGGGGCAAGCGCCAAATCCTTTGATCATGCTCGCTACGGGCATGCTCGGATTGATTCCCGGCTGTATCATGACGTACATCAAAGGCTTTTTCTACTTGAAAGCGATTTTAAGTTTCGCTCTCTGCCTTTTGATTTGCACGGCGGGCATCAATACTTTTGCGATTTATTTCTATTATTCTTCGCGTTCGGTATCCTATTTTTCCTATATGTTTTCCCGTCTTCCCATGCAGAGCGCGGTAATGGCGGTTAACTGCGCTGCGGGTATCGTTTTGGCAAAAGTTTTGAACCGCACCAAAATCGGGTTCAAGATTTCTTAA
- a CDS encoding DUF421 domain-containing protein has protein sequence MALTVLRTAIIFVTLLIVMRLMGKRQIGEMQPFELVITLLIAELACIPMADTSIPLLYGIVAILAIFLLHQLICLIDLNFKPLKFLVSGKPAVVMNKNGIDIYQLKHNNLDTSDLIESLRVAGIFGLDQVDYALYEANGQFSAMPKPDSETPDETALPLLIIDDGKFEEKNLKLCNAGEQFFRDILKEQNVKSLRRVFALTVDGKGKVFLQLRGEKYRTFQIELPEGCTW, from the coding sequence ATGGCACTGACAGTTTTGAGAACGGCAATTATATTCGTTACGCTTTTGATCGTGATGCGATTGATGGGCAAGCGCCAGATCGGGGAAATGCAGCCCTTCGAGTTGGTCATCACCCTGCTCATCGCAGAACTTGCGTGCATACCCATGGCGGATACCTCCATTCCCCTTTTGTACGGGATCGTGGCGATCCTCGCCATCTTTTTATTGCACCAACTCATCTGCCTCATCGACCTGAATTTCAAACCGCTGAAATTTTTGGTGAGCGGCAAACCCGCCGTTGTGATGAACAAAAACGGCATTGACATTTACCAACTGAAACACAACAACCTCGACACTTCCGACCTGATCGAATCGCTGCGCGTGGCGGGAATTTTCGGACTGGATCAGGTAGACTACGCGCTGTACGAGGCGAACGGTCAGTTTTCGGCGATGCCGAAACCCGATTCGGAAACGCCCGACGAAACCGCGCTGCCGCTTTTGATCATCGACGACGGAAAATTCGAGGAAAAAAATCTGAAATTGTGCAACGCGGGAGAACAGTTTTTCCGCGACATTTTAAAAGAGCAGAACGTGAAGAGCCTGCGCCGCGTATTTGCCTTGACTGTAGACGGCAAGGGCAAAGTCTTTTTGCAACTGCGCGGCGAAAAATACCGCACCTTCCAGATCGAACTCCCGGAGGGCTGCACATGGTAA
- a CDS encoding DUF4363 family protein, which produces MVKTLWTISVTLVLLVGLGIFEHFFVEKQFDELKTALYVLYDKIEDETAQTTDAESVKTLWNKEKENLHVIVPHTNIANIDYWLSEAIGLIETKKFDLALSKVVVLIDMCEQIPDTYGVSFENIF; this is translated from the coding sequence ATGGTAAAGACGCTTTGGACGATTTCCGTCACCCTCGTGCTTTTGGTCGGTCTGGGAATTTTCGAACACTTTTTCGTGGAAAAACAGTTCGACGAATTGAAGACGGCGCTGTACGTGCTCTACGACAAGATCGAGGACGAAACAGCACAGACAACTGACGCCGAATCGGTCAAGACCTTGTGGAACAAGGAAAAAGAAAATTTGCACGTCATCGTTCCCCACACCAATATCGCAAATATCGACTATTGGCTGAGCGAAGCCATCGGCTTGATCGAAACAAAAAAATTCGATCTCGCTCTATCCAAAGTCGTCGTTCTGATCGATATGTGCGAACAGATACCCGACACCTACGGCGTAAGTTTTGAGAATATATTCTGA
- the uvrA gene encoding excinuclease ABC subunit UvrA has product MKEEIFVKGAKENNLKNIDVHIPRNKLVVFTGLSGSGKSTLAFDTIFAEGQRRYVESLSSYARQFLGQMEKPDVESIDGLSPAISIDQKTTSHNPRSTVGTVTEIYDYMRLLFARIGVPHCPKCGREIRRQTVDEIADQVMAMPEGSKILVNAPVVRGRKGEYTKNLEAFRKSGYARVKVDGIVYDLQEDIKLDKNIKHNISVVVDRLVVKDGIQKRLSDSLENALKLADGLVVIDCEGAENLYSIKYSCPDCGISIEEIEPRLFSFNTPYGACPECAGLGFKQVVDEALICPDKNKTLREGAIQIGGWYVESKKTNEMYAEAVARHYGIDMDVPVKDLPKKQYDILMYGNGNEQIDMKYDAYNFHGTYKMKWEGFVNTLTRRYKNTESEGVKAEIERYITQLPCPECGGKRLKKEALSVYVGGKNIAQLCDMSIDDLYGFFDALTLSKTEHLIADLILKEIKARLNFLRNVGLSYLNLARSAGTLSGGESQRIRLATQIGSGLTGVLYILDEPSIGLHQRDNEKLLNTLVHLRDLGNTLIVVEHDEDTMRAADYIVDIGPKAGVHGGEVVAEGRVEDIMNNPRSITGEFLSGKRKIEVPPVRMQPDGRYFEVKGCRQNNLKNIDVKIPVGLITAVTGVSGSGKSSLVNEIIYPYMANALNGAHQILGKCDGCTGMEYFDKVIAIDQSPIGRTPRSNPATYTGVFTMIRELFAATQDAKERGYKAGRFSFNVAGGRCEHCFGDGIIKIEMHFLPDIFVPCEVCGGKRYNRETLEVRYKGKNIFEVLDMTVEESVEFFKNVPSIYNKVKTINDVGLGYIKLGQSATTLSGGEAQRVKLATELSRRSTGKTCYILDEPTTGLHSYDVDKLIKILQKLRSSGNTVIVIEHNLDVIKVADYIVDLGKEGGDGGGEIVTEGTPEQVAECPDSYTGRFLKKML; this is encoded by the coding sequence ATGAAAGAAGAAATATTCGTAAAAGGCGCCAAAGAAAACAACCTCAAAAATATCGACGTGCACATTCCTCGCAACAAACTCGTTGTCTTTACGGGGCTGTCGGGCTCGGGGAAGAGCACGCTCGCGTTCGACACCATCTTTGCCGAAGGGCAAAGACGCTACGTCGAAAGCCTCTCATCCTACGCGCGCCAATTTCTCGGACAGATGGAAAAACCCGACGTGGAGTCCATCGACGGGCTCTCTCCCGCCATTTCCATCGACCAGAAGACCACCTCGCACAACCCGCGCTCCACGGTGGGCACGGTCACGGAGATTTACGACTATATGCGCTTGCTGTTCGCGCGCATCGGCGTCCCGCACTGTCCGAAATGCGGCCGTGAAATACGCCGCCAGACGGTCGACGAGATCGCCGATCAGGTCATGGCGATGCCCGAGGGGAGCAAGATCCTCGTCAACGCGCCCGTGGTGCGGGGACGTAAGGGCGAATACACCAAAAATCTGGAAGCGTTCCGCAAGAGCGGCTACGCCCGTGTGAAAGTGGACGGGATCGTCTACGACTTGCAGGAAGACATAAAACTCGATAAAAATATCAAGCACAACATCAGCGTGGTCGTAGACCGCCTCGTCGTCAAGGACGGCATCCAAAAGCGCCTGTCCGACAGCCTGGAAAACGCTTTAAAGTTGGCGGACGGGCTTGTCGTCATCGACTGCGAGGGCGCGGAAAATTTATATTCCATCAAGTATTCCTGCCCCGACTGCGGTATCAGCATCGAGGAGATCGAGCCGCGCCTCTTTTCCTTCAATACGCCGTACGGAGCCTGTCCCGAATGCGCGGGCCTGGGCTTTAAGCAGGTGGTGGACGAGGCGCTCATCTGTCCCGACAAAAACAAGACGCTGCGCGAGGGCGCCATTCAGATCGGCGGCTGGTACGTCGAGAGCAAGAAGACGAACGAAATGTACGCCGAGGCCGTGGCGCGCCATTACGGCATCGATATGGACGTTCCCGTCAAAGATCTGCCCAAAAAACAGTATGACATTCTCATGTACGGCAACGGTAACGAACAGATCGATATGAAATACGATGCCTATAACTTCCACGGCACCTATAAAATGAAGTGGGAAGGTTTCGTCAACACGCTCACGCGGCGCTACAAGAATACCGAAAGCGAAGGCGTGAAAGCGGAGATCGAACGCTATATCACCCAACTTCCCTGCCCCGAATGCGGCGGCAAAAGACTGAAGAAAGAGGCGCTCAGCGTCTATGTGGGCGGCAAAAATATCGCGCAACTGTGCGATATGTCCATTGACGATCTGTACGGCTTTTTCGACGCGCTGACGCTCAGCAAGACCGAGCACCTCATCGCGGATCTGATCTTAAAGGAGATCAAGGCGCGTTTGAACTTTTTGCGCAACGTCGGGCTTTCGTATCTCAATCTGGCGCGCAGCGCGGGCACGCTTTCGGGCGGCGAATCCCAGCGTATCCGCCTTGCTACCCAGATCGGCAGCGGGCTGACGGGAGTCTTATATATTCTCGACGAGCCGAGCATCGGACTGCATCAGCGGGACAACGAAAAACTTTTGAATACGCTCGTGCATCTGCGCGATCTGGGCAATACGCTCATCGTGGTGGAGCACGACGAGGATACCATGCGCGCCGCCGATTATATCGTGGATATAGGTCCCAAAGCGGGCGTGCACGGCGGCGAGGTGGTCGCGGAAGGGCGCGTTGAGGACATCATGAACAATCCCCGTTCCATTACGGGCGAATTCCTGAGCGGCAAGCGGAAGATCGAAGTGCCGCCCGTCCGAATGCAGCCCGACGGCCGCTATTTCGAAGTGAAGGGCTGCCGCCAGAACAATCTGAAAAATATCGACGTGAAGATTCCCGTCGGTCTGATCACCGCGGTCACGGGCGTTTCGGGTTCGGGCAAAAGTTCGCTCGTCAACGAGATCATCTATCCCTATATGGCGAACGCGCTCAACGGCGCGCACCAGATATTGGGCAAGTGCGACGGTTGCACGGGAATGGAATACTTCGATAAAGTCATCGCCATCGACCAGTCGCCCATCGGCAGAACGCCGCGCAGCAACCCCGCGACCTATACGGGCGTATTTACGATGATACGGGAATTGTTCGCTGCCACGCAGGATGCGAAAGAGCGCGGCTATAAGGCGGGACGTTTCTCGTTCAACGTGGCGGGCGGGCGCTGCGAACACTGCTTCGGCGACGGTATCATCAAGATCGAAATGCACTTTTTGCCCGATATCTTCGTACCGTGCGAAGTATGCGGCGGCAAGCGCTACAACCGCGAAACGCTGGAAGTGCGCTACAAGGGCAAAAATATTTTCGAAGTTCTGGATATGACGGTAGAGGAATCCGTGGAATTTTTCAAAAACGTTCCCTCCATCTACAATAAAGTCAAGACCATTAACGACGTGGGGCTGGGCTACATCAAACTCGGGCAGAGCGCCACTACGCTCTCGGGCGGCGAGGCGCAGCGCGTCAAACTCGCGACCGAACTTTCCCGCCGCTCCACGGGCAAGACCTGTTATATCTTAGACGAGCCGACCACGGGACTTCACAGTTACGACGTGGATAAACTCATCAAAATTCTGCAAAAACTGCGCAGCAGCGGCAATACGGTCATCGTCATCGAACATAATCTGGACGTCATCAAAGTTGCGGACTATATCGTCGATCTCGGCAAGGAGGGGGGCGACGGCGGCGGCGAGATCGTGACCGAGGGAACGCCCGAACAGGTCGCCGAATGTCCCGACAGTTATACGGGCAGGTTTTTGAAAAAAATGTTATGA
- the uvrB gene encoding excinuclease ABC subunit UvrB, translating to MADFELVSPFQPTGDQPQAIEKLTEGVLDGIRTQVLVGVTGSGKTFTMANIVKNVNRPTLVIAHNKTLAAQLCNEFREFFPKNRVEYFVSYYDYYQPESYIPTTDTYIEKDMSVNDEIDKLRNSTTCSLGERSDVLVVASVSCIYGLGAPEEYFRLAVSLRPGDEISRDELMRRLIELQYTRKDVDFSRSSFRVNGDTVEIFPASNSEIAIRVEFFGDEIDRICEEEVVSGKITSVLKHAVIFPASHYAVGSQKLMSAITEIESDLQEEVRAFQESGKLLEAQRLDQRTRYDIEMMKEVGYCSGVENYSRYFDGRKPGQPSFTLLDYFPENFLVFIDESHMTIPQIRAMYHGDYSRKTNLVNYGFRMRSAFDNRPLKFEEFDARVPQLICVSATPAEYELKEAGQVVEQIIRPTGLLDPEIEIRPVQGQIDDLLGEIKRVTSEKGRVLITTLTKRMSESLTDYLKEHGVKVRYMHSDIDTLERIDIVNGLRGGEFDVLCGINLLREGLDLPEVRLVAILDADKEGFLRSETSLIQTIGRAARNADGKVIMYADNITGSMRRAIDETNRRREVQSAYNREHNITPRTIQKEIKSSLAITQKQKQIDEHISADQIPAEIEKLKALMKVASNQLDFEKAIEIRDTINLLKRKLRR from the coding sequence GTGCTCGTGGGCGTCACGGGCAGCGGAAAGACGTTCACGATGGCGAATATCGTCAAAAACGTCAACCGCCCCACGCTGGTCATCGCGCACAACAAGACGCTCGCCGCTCAACTGTGTAACGAATTCCGAGAATTTTTTCCCAAGAACAGGGTGGAGTATTTCGTTTCCTATTACGATTACTATCAGCCCGAAAGTTATATTCCCACGACGGATACCTATATCGAAAAAGATATGTCCGTCAACGACGAGATCGATAAACTCAGAAACTCCACGACCTGCTCTCTGGGCGAACGCAGCGACGTTTTGGTGGTCGCCAGCGTGTCCTGCATTTACGGTTTGGGCGCGCCCGAAGAATATTTCCGCCTTGCCGTATCCCTGCGCCCCGGCGACGAGATCTCTCGCGACGAACTGATGCGTCGGCTGATCGAACTGCAATATACCCGAAAGGACGTCGATTTTTCGCGTTCGTCCTTCCGCGTGAACGGCGACACGGTGGAAATTTTCCCCGCGAGCAATTCGGAGATCGCCATCCGCGTGGAATTTTTCGGCGACGAGATCGACCGTATCTGCGAAGAGGAAGTCGTGTCGGGAAAGATCACGTCCGTTCTGAAACACGCGGTCATCTTTCCCGCCAGCCACTACGCGGTGGGCAGCCAAAAACTGATGTCTGCCATCACCGAGATCGAGAGCGATCTGCAGGAAGAGGTGAGAGCCTTTCAGGAATCGGGAAAACTTTTGGAGGCGCAGCGCCTCGACCAGCGCACGCGCTACGATATCGAGATGATGAAGGAAGTGGGGTATTGCAGCGGCGTGGAAAATTACAGCCGCTATTTCGACGGCAGAAAGCCGGGGCAGCCCTCGTTTACCTTGCTCGACTATTTCCCCGAAAACTTTCTCGTGTTCATCGACGAGAGTCATATGACCATACCGCAGATACGCGCCATGTACCACGGCGATTATTCGCGCAAGACCAACCTCGTCAATTACGGTTTCCGTATGCGTTCGGCGTTCGACAACCGCCCTCTCAAATTCGAGGAGTTCGACGCGCGCGTGCCGCAACTCATATGCGTTTCCGCAACGCCCGCCGAATACGAACTCAAAGAGGCGGGTCAGGTCGTGGAACAGATCATCCGTCCCACGGGGCTTTTAGATCCCGAGATCGAGATACGCCCCGTACAGGGACAGATAGACGATCTGTTGGGCGAGATCAAGCGCGTGACGAGCGAAAAAGGAAGAGTGCTCATCACCACGCTCACCAAGCGCATGTCGGAGAGCCTCACCGATTATCTGAAAGAGCATGGCGTCAAGGTCCGCTATATGCACAGCGATATCGACACGCTCGAACGCATCGATATCGTGAACGGGCTGCGCGGCGGCGAGTTCGATGTGCTCTGCGGCATCAACCTTTTAAGGGAAGGGCTCGACCTTCCCGAGGTCAGACTGGTCGCCATTCTCGATGCGGACAAGGAAGGTTTCCTGCGCAGCGAAACTTCGCTCATTCAGACGATCGGGCGCGCAGCGAGAAACGCCGACGGCAAAGTTATCATGTATGCCGATAACATAACGGGCAGTATGCGCCGCGCGATCGACGAAACAAACCGGCGCCGCGAGGTGCAGAGCGCCTACAACCGCGAACACAATATCACGCCGCGGACCATCCAAAAAGAGATCAAGAGTTCGCTCGCCATCACGCAAAAGCAAAAACAGATCGACGAACATATTTCCGCGGATCAGATCCCCGCCGAGATCGAAAAGCTGAAAGCGCTGATGAAAGTCGCATCCAATCAGCTGGATTTCGAAAAGGCGATCGAAATACGGGATACAATCAATTTACTCAAACGAAAACTGAGAAGATAG